From a region of the Cognatiyoonia koreensis genome:
- a CDS encoding enoyl-CoA hydratase-related protein, giving the protein MEYQTLRLEIDAGTAVMTLDRPDVMNALNTQMRAEITHAVKAAEQKARVLVMTGTGRAFCSGQDLGDGGSAANLDLERTLRDEYVPMLKAIFDCAIPTISAVNGPAAGAGANLALAADVVLASEDAYFVQAFTRIGLIPDAGGTYFLPRQVGMARAMGAALFADKITAKQAADWGMVYEAIPATTFESRWKERAAQLANGPTKTYGYLKSAIRGSYDNNLDDQLALEAKLQGKCGLTRDFREGVVAFLEKRPAEFEGR; this is encoded by the coding sequence GTGGAATATCAAACACTCCGTCTTGAAATCGACGCCGGGACCGCCGTCATGACGCTGGACCGGCCCGACGTCATGAACGCGCTGAACACGCAAATGCGCGCCGAAATCACACATGCCGTGAAGGCCGCCGAACAAAAAGCGCGGGTTCTTGTCATGACGGGGACGGGACGGGCATTTTGTTCCGGTCAGGATCTTGGTGATGGCGGTTCGGCAGCTAACCTGGATCTGGAGCGCACGCTGCGTGATGAATACGTGCCGATGCTCAAGGCAATCTTTGATTGCGCCATCCCGACGATCAGCGCTGTCAACGGACCGGCTGCGGGGGCAGGGGCTAACTTGGCACTGGCGGCGGATGTCGTACTGGCAAGTGAAGACGCTTATTTTGTGCAGGCCTTTACGCGTATCGGCCTAATCCCGGATGCCGGCGGGACCTATTTCCTTCCACGTCAGGTCGGCATGGCGCGAGCAATGGGCGCTGCGCTATTCGCCGACAAGATCACCGCCAAACAGGCCGCAGATTGGGGTATGGTCTATGAAGCAATCCCAGCCACCACATTCGAGTCGCGCTGGAAAGAACGCGCGGCGCAGTTGGCGAACGGTCCGACGAAAACCTATGGCTATTTAAAGAGCGCCATTCGCGGATCCTATGATAACAATCTTGACGATCAACTGGCGCTAGAAGCCAAGCTGCAAGGAAAATGCGGGCTGACCCGTGATTTCCGCGAAGGTGTTGTTGCGTTTCTTGAAAAGCGCCCCGCAGAATTCGAAGGGCGCTGA
- a CDS encoding cytochrome c-type biogenesis protein, which translates to MKRIVFILALIASPLWAVQPDEMLDDPVLEDRAREISQGIRCPVCQNESIDESSATLAGELRIVLRERLVAGDSDQEVVDYLVARYGEFVLLNPTKTGANLILWLSAPVMLLLALAIGFVTLRRKTAPPEALSAEEKAALDEIMRP; encoded by the coding sequence ATGAAGCGCATTGTTTTCATCCTTGCACTGATCGCCAGCCCGCTTTGGGCCGTACAACCCGACGAGATGCTGGATGATCCCGTGCTAGAGGATCGCGCCCGCGAGATTTCGCAAGGAATTCGTTGCCCGGTCTGCCAGAACGAAAGCATCGATGAATCAAGTGCGACGCTTGCTGGTGAGTTGCGCATCGTGCTGCGTGAACGACTGGTGGCAGGCGATAGCGATCAGGAAGTGGTGGACTATCTCGTGGCACGTTACGGCGAATTTGTCCTTCTGAACCCGACGAAAACCGGGGCCAACCTGATCCTCTGGTTATCTGCACCAGTGATGCTTTTGCTGGCGCTTGCCATCGGTTTCGTCACGCTACGACGCAAGACGGCACCGCCCGAGGCTCTGAGCGCAGAAGAAAAAGCGGCGCTGGACGAAATAATGCGTCCGTGA
- a CDS encoding heme lyase CcmF/NrfE family subunit, which yields MLIELAHFALILAFGMSIAQTIVPMVGAQKGWLGWMRFAEPAAVSQALLVAFSFAVLTWAFIVSDFSVQLVYLNSHTDKPLIYKISGVWGNHEGSLLLWVLILALFGASAAWFGEGLPNTLRARVLAVQGSVSVAFFAFILFTSNPFIRLENAPLNGTDLNPLLQDPGLAFHPPFLYLGYVGLSMTFSFAVAALIEGRVDAAWARWVRPWTLAAWMFLTVGIALGSWWAYYELGWGGFWFWDPVENASFMPWLIAAALLHSAIVVEKRETLKSWTILLAILAFGFSLLGTFIVRSGVLTSVHAFANDPERGVYILAILGIFLGGSLVLFALRADKMQAKGVFGAVSRESALLLNNILLAVSCFVVFVGTIWPLIAELVLGRTLSVGPPFFDAAFTPFMIALGLILPLGSILAWKRGVLGRAKVPLGVLAFFALACAGLAFAIQTGRSSLGPLGLALGIWIVGGALVDLALRTGRGSGVDRLGRLTRLPRADWGKMTAHTGLGITFIGVAGILAWQIEDIRVAQLDTPYEVGRYTFTLTDVQQLRGPNYVTTMADIAVQRGNGTPYTLNPENRFYPVANMPTTEAAIKNGFLQDVYVVIGEPQANGGYTVRVYIKPLANWIWGGSILMALGGLLSLTDRRLRVAAGASRPQSNAVPAE from the coding sequence ATGTTGATAGAACTCGCCCATTTCGCATTGATTCTGGCATTTGGTATGTCGATCGCTCAAACGATCGTACCGATGGTTGGGGCACAGAAGGGTTGGCTCGGTTGGATGCGGTTTGCTGAACCTGCGGCCGTCTCTCAGGCACTTCTTGTGGCTTTCTCGTTCGCGGTTCTAACTTGGGCGTTCATTGTCTCGGATTTCTCCGTGCAACTGGTCTATCTGAATTCACACACCGACAAGCCACTGATCTACAAGATCAGCGGCGTCTGGGGAAACCATGAAGGCTCATTGCTGCTATGGGTACTGATCCTTGCGCTCTTCGGGGCCTCTGCTGCCTGGTTCGGTGAAGGTCTGCCCAATACACTGCGGGCGCGGGTGCTTGCAGTGCAGGGATCTGTGTCGGTGGCCTTCTTCGCCTTTATCCTCTTTACGTCGAACCCGTTTATCCGGCTCGAAAACGCACCCTTGAACGGAACCGACCTGAATCCGCTGTTGCAGGACCCAGGCTTGGCATTCCATCCGCCGTTTCTTTACCTTGGATACGTCGGGCTGAGCATGACATTCAGCTTTGCGGTCGCTGCCTTGATCGAGGGGCGGGTAGACGCCGCGTGGGCGCGTTGGGTTCGGCCATGGACGCTTGCCGCGTGGATGTTCCTGACAGTCGGGATCGCGCTTGGTTCATGGTGGGCCTATTACGAACTCGGCTGGGGCGGGTTCTGGTTCTGGGATCCGGTTGAAAATGCATCGTTCATGCCGTGGCTTATTGCTGCCGCGCTGCTGCATTCAGCCATCGTTGTGGAAAAGCGTGAAACGCTCAAAAGCTGGACGATCCTGCTTGCCATCCTTGCATTCGGGTTCTCATTGCTTGGAACATTCATCGTCCGTTCCGGCGTGCTGACGTCTGTTCACGCATTTGCAAACGATCCAGAGAGGGGCGTTTATATCCTTGCGATCCTCGGAATTTTCCTTGGTGGTTCGCTGGTGCTATTCGCGCTTCGGGCCGATAAGATGCAAGCCAAAGGCGTCTTTGGCGCAGTCAGCCGCGAAAGCGCACTTCTCCTGAACAACATCCTACTCGCTGTCAGTTGCTTCGTTGTTTTCGTTGGCACAATCTGGCCACTTATAGCGGAGTTGGTTCTGGGACGCACATTGTCGGTGGGGCCGCCGTTTTTCGATGCGGCATTTACACCGTTCATGATCGCACTCGGGCTGATCCTGCCACTGGGTTCGATCCTCGCATGGAAGCGCGGTGTGTTAGGGCGCGCCAAGGTGCCCTTGGGGGTGCTGGCGTTCTTCGCACTTGCGTGCGCTGGTCTCGCGTTTGCAATCCAAACGGGGCGTTCGTCACTTGGCCCGCTCGGTCTTGCACTCGGGATATGGATCGTTGGCGGTGCCTTGGTCGATTTGGCGCTCCGCACTGGGCGCGGCAGCGGTGTCGATCGGCTGGGCCGCCTGACACGCCTGCCGCGGGCGGACTGGGGCAAGATGACGGCACACACTGGGCTCGGGATTACATTCATCGGAGTTGCCGGCATCCTCGCCTGGCAGATCGAGGATATCCGTGTCGCCCAGCTCGATACGCCATACGAAGTGGGGCGCTACACATTCACACTGACCGACGTGCAACAGCTGCGCGGGCCGAACTATGTCACCACAATGGCTGATATTGCTGTGCAACGCGGTAACGGCACGCCTTACACTCTGAACCCTGAAAACCGGTTCTATCCAGTCGCCAATATGCCAACGACAGAGGCTGCCATCAAAAACGGTTTCCTGCAGGACGTCTATGTCGTGATTGGAGAACCACAGGCGAATGGTGGCTACACGGTCAGGGTCTACATCAAACCGCTGGCGAACTGGATCTGGGGCGGCTCGATTCTGATGGCACTTGGTGGGCTTCTTTCCCTGACGGACCGACGGCTGCGGGTGGCCGCTGGCGCGTCGCGGCCACAGTCCAACGCGGTCCCTGCCGAATGA
- a CDS encoding pseudouridine synthase → MTTDWVEKIERRLAVIETRNAVDAVHRDNVTDRLVAIEDTLKWLVRLIIGGLLLGGLTFALQGGLML, encoded by the coding sequence ATGACGACTGACTGGGTTGAAAAAATCGAACGGCGTCTTGCTGTCATTGAAACCCGCAATGCTGTCGACGCTGTCCATCGCGACAATGTCACAGACCGGCTGGTCGCCATCGAGGACACGTTGAAATGGCTTGTGCGCCTGATCATTGGCGGGTTGCTTCTTGGCGGGCTGACGTTTGCCTTGCAAGGTGGCCTGATGCTTTGA
- a CDS encoding holin family protein, which yields MGLIQQVMSFVFGDGRNVVAETVEVFRENADKGAERAANVQSETLRQFAAEFAHPRKGIFDRLVDGFNRLPRPMLALGTIGLFVSAMFDPEWFASRMVGIALVPEPLWWLMGAIVSFYFGARHQAKGQEFQRSVVQTVAMRQGLKAKAPDAPQTPDNPALADWQANHDD from the coding sequence ATGGGGTTGATCCAGCAGGTCATGTCATTTGTGTTCGGTGACGGTCGAAATGTCGTTGCAGAGACCGTCGAGGTCTTTCGGGAGAACGCTGACAAAGGGGCAGAACGCGCGGCAAACGTCCAGAGCGAGACGTTGCGCCAATTTGCAGCCGAGTTCGCACATCCGCGTAAAGGTATTTTCGACAGGTTGGTGGATGGTTTCAATCGGCTGCCACGCCCGATGCTTGCGCTCGGCACAATTGGCCTGTTCGTGAGTGCGATGTTTGATCCAGAGTGGTTTGCGTCACGGATGGTAGGCATTGCACTGGTGCCAGAGCCACTTTGGTGGTTGATGGGGGCCATTGTAAGTTTCTATTTCGGTGCGCGCCATCAGGCGAAAGGGCAGGAATTTCAACGCTCTGTCGTTCAGACTGTCGCAATGCGCCAAGGTTTGAAGGCAAAAGCCCCAGACGCCCCTCAGACTCCGGATAACCCGGCACTCGCGGATTGGCAGGCAAACCATGACGACTGA
- a CDS encoding holin-associated N-acetylmuramidase: MQSVHDIASEIVRREGGYVNDPDDPGGATNHGVTIHTMRRLGLDLNGDGRVTSDDVRRLSQAHAVDIFIQHYFNAPRIAALPKILHASVFDMYVNAGSHAVKILQRLFNQMRISVDVDGVIGPQTIDAAMTAYEAAPDHLADAYGIARRNYYYALADRRAASRKYARRRDGGKGGWITRAEEFISPKYHLTSQQHAERTASWG, translated from the coding sequence ATGCAGTCTGTTCACGACATCGCAAGTGAAATCGTGCGCCGCGAAGGCGGCTATGTGAATGATCCTGACGATCCGGGCGGGGCCACGAACCACGGCGTGACGATTCACACAATGCGCCGGCTCGGACTCGATTTGAACGGCGATGGTCGTGTAACAAGCGATGACGTGCGGCGACTATCGCAGGCCCACGCAGTCGATATCTTTATCCAGCATTACTTCAACGCCCCACGCATTGCGGCCTTGCCCAAGATTTTGCATGCCTCGGTCTTCGACATGTACGTCAATGCCGGATCGCATGCAGTCAAGATTTTACAAAGACTTTTCAACCAGATGCGGATCAGTGTGGATGTCGATGGCGTTATCGGTCCACAGACGATTGATGCCGCGATGACGGCCTATGAGGCCGCACCGGATCACCTCGCCGATGCGTACGGCATCGCGCGACGCAACTACTATTACGCCCTTGCCGACAGGCGGGCCGCGTCGCGCAAATATGCGCGGCGGCGTGATGGGGGAAAGGGCGGTTGGATCACGCGGGCGGAAGAGTTTATTTCACCCAAATATCATCTCACGTCCCAGCAACACGCCGAAAGGACAGCATCATGGGGTTGA
- the ccmE gene encoding cytochrome c maturation protein CcmE, with protein MKSLKKQRRIQVIAVTFVALAISTALIGYAMRDGINFFYSPSQVAENPPSETELFRIGGLVEVGSIVRGEGTEVAFSVTDGGATIPVRYTGILPDLFEEGQGMVGQGRYINGTFEAVEILAKHDETYMPKEVIDALKEQGTYVAPDGAPITN; from the coding sequence ATGAAGTCACTGAAGAAACAACGCCGAATACAGGTTATTGCCGTCACATTCGTGGCGCTGGCGATTTCAACAGCGTTGATCGGATACGCGATGCGCGATGGGATCAATTTCTTCTATTCCCCTTCGCAAGTGGCCGAAAATCCGCCGTCCGAGACCGAACTGTTCCGGATCGGCGGATTGGTCGAAGTTGGCTCAATCGTGCGCGGTGAAGGTACCGAGGTGGCATTTAGCGTCACCGATGGCGGAGCGACCATTCCCGTTCGCTATACCGGTATCCTGCCCGATTTGTTTGAAGAAGGACAAGGCATGGTAGGCCAGGGTCGCTACATTAACGGAACGTTTGAAGCAGTTGAAATTCTTGCGAAACATGACGAAACGTACATGCCGAAAGAAGTGATCGACGCCTTGAAGGAACAAGGCACCTACGTCGCACCGGACGGTGCACCAATTACGAATTAA
- the argC gene encoding N-acetyl-gamma-glutamyl-phosphate reductase, giving the protein MTYNVAILGASGYTGAELVRLISTHPDLKIVGLSGNSKAGMTMAEVFPHLRHLDLPRLTTIEDMSFDGVDMVFCGLPHATSQEVIAKLPDHVRIVDMSADFRLRDTADYEKWYGKAHAAPDLQKTAVYGLTEFYREQIKTARLVAGTGCNAATGQYALRPLISSSVIDLDHIIIDLKAAVSGAGRSLKENLLHAELSEGAHAYAVGGTHRHLGEFDQEFSAIAGRPVQVQFTPHLLPANRGILATVYVHGDADEVHSTLSQAYANETFIITLPKGEHPSIKHIRASNFCHIGVVADRIPGRTIIIAALDNLTKGSSGQALQNANLMLGLNETSGLMVAPVFP; this is encoded by the coding sequence ATGACTTATAACGTCGCTATTCTGGGCGCATCCGGCTACACGGGCGCAGAACTCGTCCGGCTGATTTCAACCCATCCTGACCTGAAAATCGTCGGTCTGTCCGGTAATTCCAAAGCCGGCATGACCATGGCAGAGGTGTTTCCGCACCTGCGCCATCTTGATCTGCCGCGTCTAACAACCATCGAGGATATGTCTTTTGACGGTGTCGACATGGTTTTTTGCGGCCTTCCACATGCAACCTCACAAGAGGTGATCGCGAAACTGCCCGATCACGTCAGAATCGTTGATATGTCCGCTGATTTCCGGCTCCGTGACACCGCTGACTACGAAAAATGGTATGGCAAAGCGCATGCCGCGCCTGACCTGCAGAAAACCGCGGTTTACGGATTGACTGAATTCTATCGTGAACAAATCAAGACCGCACGGCTTGTGGCTGGAACCGGATGCAACGCTGCGACTGGCCAATATGCGCTGCGGCCGCTCATTTCGTCCAGTGTGATTGATCTTGATCATATCATTATCGACCTAAAGGCGGCAGTCTCGGGCGCAGGGCGGTCATTAAAGGAAAACCTCTTGCACGCAGAGCTGTCAGAAGGCGCCCACGCCTATGCCGTCGGTGGGACGCATCGACATCTAGGGGAGTTCGATCAGGAATTCTCTGCCATCGCGGGGCGGCCGGTACAGGTTCAGTTCACGCCGCATCTGCTGCCGGCGAACCGGGGAATCCTTGCGACGGTTTATGTGCATGGCGATGCGGACGAGGTCCACAGTACGTTGTCGCAAGCGTATGCGAATGAAACGTTCATCATCACGCTGCCTAAAGGCGAACACCCGTCGATCAAGCACATCAGAGCGAGCAACTTTTGCCATATCGGCGTAGTTGCCGACCGTATCCCGGGGCGCACGATCATCATCGCTGCACTTGATAATCTGACAAAAGGTTCATCGGGGCAGGCCTTGCAGAACGCGAATCTGATGTTAGGTCTGAATGAAACCTCTGGATTGATGGTCGCACCGGTATTCCCATGA
- a CDS encoding glutamate racemase: protein MAVGIFDSGLGGLTVLDAVQKSLPDLPLVYLGDSAHAPYGVRDADDIYALTTASVQRLFDEGCDLVILACNTASAAALRRMQENWVPTDKRVLGVFVPMIEALTEREWGDNSPPREVDVKHVALFATPATVSSRAFQRELAFRAIGVDVEAQSCGGVVDAIEEGDMILAEALVRSHVDALKRKMPNPDAAVLGCTHYPLVKDIFQDALGADVKVFSQPELVGASLSHYLERRPELAGGGEGVTYLTTGDPKRVSSRATQFLRREITFQSA from the coding sequence ATGGCGGTCGGGATATTCGATAGCGGATTGGGTGGGCTGACGGTGCTGGACGCCGTCCAGAAGTCTCTGCCGGACTTGCCGCTCGTCTATCTGGGCGACAGCGCACATGCGCCCTACGGCGTCCGTGATGCCGACGACATCTATGCGCTCACGACCGCGTCGGTGCAGCGACTCTTCGATGAGGGTTGCGATCTTGTGATCCTCGCTTGCAATACGGCCTCTGCCGCGGCGCTGCGCCGCATGCAAGAAAACTGGGTGCCGACCGATAAACGGGTGTTAGGTGTTTTTGTCCCGATGATCGAGGCTCTGACAGAACGCGAATGGGGTGACAATTCACCACCGCGCGAAGTCGACGTGAAACACGTGGCGCTCTTTGCAACTCCTGCAACCGTGTCGTCGCGTGCGTTTCAACGCGAACTGGCGTTCCGCGCGATCGGCGTCGACGTAGAGGCGCAATCGTGCGGCGGTGTTGTTGATGCGATCGAGGAAGGGGATATGATCCTTGCCGAAGCACTTGTCCGGTCGCACGTCGATGCACTGAAACGCAAAATGCCAAATCCTGACGCGGCTGTTCTTGGATGTACCCACTATCCACTGGTCAAAGACATCTTTCAGGACGCGCTTGGGGCAGACGTAAAGGTTTTTTCGCAACCCGAACTCGTCGGAGCAAGCCTGTCGCATTACCTTGAAAGACGTCCGGAGTTGGCAGGTGGCGGTGAGGGAGTGACCTATCTTACAACGGGCGATCCCAAGCGCGTATCGTCCCGTGCGACCCAGTTTTTGCGACGTGAAATTACCTTTCAATCAGCATAA
- a CDS encoding lysophospholipid acyltransferase family protein, producing the protein MTRHSRHIARDITYASVAKGRSGRAVIKAIENATGRIGLIRKAMGYQDELANGADFWDVMALRYGLSLDVIVGSLSHIPPTGPVVVVANHPYGILDGLMLGHILSARRAGTFKIMANHVFQQAPDLQNAILPVSFAETKDAVRRNLETRSDALAFLGQGGAIGVFPGGTVSTAPGWRRPALDPQWRTFTAKMIARSDAVVVPIFFEGRNSQLFQLASRLNSTLRVGLLIREFKTRVNTPVQVAIGKPIGRDALDQFRQDPTAAMDFLRKATYDLSPSPIDSNQLGYEFEHRYKGRVYGGRDIR; encoded by the coding sequence ATGACGCGACATTCTCGCCATATCGCAAGAGATATCACCTATGCCTCTGTAGCAAAGGGGCGATCTGGACGCGCGGTCATCAAGGCGATCGAAAACGCGACCGGACGGATCGGGTTGATCCGAAAAGCGATGGGCTATCAGGACGAGTTGGCCAACGGAGCTGACTTCTGGGATGTTATGGCCTTGCGTTATGGGCTCTCGCTTGATGTGATCGTAGGAAGCCTTTCGCATATCCCTCCCACAGGACCGGTCGTCGTCGTGGCCAACCATCCTTACGGGATCCTCGATGGGCTGATGCTTGGACATATCCTGTCAGCGCGGCGTGCTGGCACGTTCAAAATAATGGCGAACCACGTTTTCCAACAGGCGCCTGACCTGCAAAATGCCATTCTTCCGGTGTCGTTCGCGGAAACCAAGGACGCGGTGCGGCGCAATCTCGAAACCCGATCTGACGCGTTGGCTTTTCTGGGACAAGGCGGCGCAATTGGTGTGTTTCCAGGAGGCACCGTATCGACCGCACCTGGCTGGCGACGCCCCGCTCTTGATCCGCAATGGCGGACGTTTACGGCTAAGATGATTGCAAGATCGGATGCTGTCGTCGTGCCGATCTTCTTTGAAGGCCGCAACAGCCAGCTATTTCAACTGGCAAGCCGACTGAACAGCACGTTGCGGGTCGGACTTTTGATCCGCGAATTCAAAACGCGGGTAAACACGCCGGTGCAGGTCGCCATTGGAAAACCCATCGGGCGTGACGCTCTGGATCAATTCCGCCAAGACCCCACAGCAGCAATGGATTTCCTGCGCAAAGCGACGTATGACCTTTCACCAAGTCCGATTGACAGCAATCAATTGGGGTACGAATTTGAGCACAGGTATAAGGGTCGGGTGTATGGCGGTCGGGATATTCGATAG